A window of Natrinema versiforme contains these coding sequences:
- a CDS encoding cytochrome oxidase assembly protein, with amino-acid sequence MSYDNHAPDSRLRSLIDRFGFRHLLTVTLVMVAATILLGIAAKATGSGLACEANWPQCDAGPYNLFPGSLPSFYEWFHRFVAMFAGFAIIGSALAAWRLPDIDRRVTALVVLGMVLTPVQVALGRETVTQYTMDILSLHFWTAVLIFTLFLVATVLVWAHRLTGSHVTGALAVGIVALPAHVALSPVVGSELSSYSPTMQMAQYGVTLTLLGAAIVATMIGRRRFAGRAVAPLLAAPPIVIAVLFFGRQAVDPALEVPYLVAAVALFVTFVAGILLTRGAGDSSGTADALSP; translated from the coding sequence GTGTCGTACGATAATCACGCGCCCGACTCGAGACTGCGATCGTTGATCGATCGGTTCGGCTTTCGGCATCTGCTGACCGTTACGCTCGTCATGGTCGCGGCGACGATCCTGCTGGGTATCGCCGCGAAGGCGACGGGTTCAGGGCTGGCCTGCGAGGCCAACTGGCCCCAGTGCGACGCCGGGCCCTACAACCTGTTCCCGGGGAGCCTGCCGAGTTTCTACGAGTGGTTCCACCGCTTCGTCGCGATGTTCGCCGGCTTCGCCATCATCGGCTCCGCGCTCGCGGCGTGGCGACTCCCCGACATCGACCGGCGGGTGACCGCACTGGTCGTCCTCGGGATGGTCCTGACGCCGGTACAGGTCGCGCTCGGCCGCGAGACCGTCACGCAGTACACGATGGACATCCTCTCCCTGCACTTCTGGACGGCGGTTCTCATCTTCACCTTGTTCCTCGTCGCCACCGTCCTAGTCTGGGCCCACCGACTGACCGGCTCTCACGTCACCGGCGCGCTCGCTGTCGGCATCGTCGCGCTGCCCGCACACGTCGCGCTCAGTCCCGTCGTCGGCTCCGAACTCTCGAGCTATTCGCCCACCATGCAGATGGCACAGTACGGCGTGACCCTCACGCTCTTGGGCGCGGCGATCGTCGCGACGATGATCGGCCGCCGTCGCTTTGCGGGCCGCGCCGTGGCCCCGCTGCTCGCGGCACCGCCGATCGTGATCGCCGTCCTCTTTTTCGGCCGGCAGGCCGTCGACCCCGCGCTCGAGGTGCCCTATCTCGTCGCCGCGGTCGCGCTCTTCGTGACGTTCGTCGCCGGAATCCTCCTCACTCGCGGAGCGGGCGACTCGAGCGGAACGGCCGACGCGCTCTCGCCGTAG
- a CDS encoding fibrillarin-like rRNA/tRNA 2'-O-methyltransferase, whose translation MSNELPAGVERREFDGAERLATRGEPVYGEPTDGAWRAWNPNRSKLGAMLELGMDTGLAGGETVLYLGAASGTTVSHVADFAGPTYAVEFAARPVRDLLETAESRERLFPLLKDARKPETYAHVVESDVDVIVQDVATRGQARVALENRQFLADDGRLLLAVKARSEDVTREPAAVFEDVREELSGGYEIVETRRLESYHADHLGIVARPL comes from the coding sequence ATGAGTAACGAGCTTCCGGCGGGAGTCGAGCGCCGCGAATTCGACGGGGCCGAGCGACTCGCGACACGAGGCGAACCGGTCTACGGCGAGCCGACGGATGGAGCGTGGCGCGCGTGGAACCCGAACCGGTCGAAGTTGGGAGCCATGCTCGAGTTGGGGATGGACACCGGCCTCGCGGGCGGTGAAACCGTGCTCTATCTGGGTGCCGCGAGCGGGACCACCGTGAGCCACGTCGCCGATTTCGCCGGCCCGACCTACGCCGTCGAGTTCGCCGCGCGACCGGTCCGGGACCTGCTCGAGACCGCCGAGAGCCGGGAGCGGCTCTTTCCGCTGCTGAAAGACGCCCGCAAGCCCGAGACCTACGCCCACGTCGTCGAGTCGGATGTCGACGTGATCGTCCAAGACGTGGCGACGAGAGGACAGGCCCGCGTGGCGCTCGAGAACCGGCAGTTCCTGGCCGACGACGGGCGACTCCTGTTGGCCGTGAAGGCCCGGAGTGAGGACGTGACTCGAGAGCCGGCGGCCGTGTTCGAGGACGTTCGCGAGGAGCTTTCGGGGGGGTACGAGATCGTGGAGACGCGGCGGCTCGAGAGCTATCACGCGGACCATCTCGGAATCGTCGCGCGGCCGCTCTGA
- a CDS encoding glutamate--cysteine ligase yields the protein MERGSRESFTRMGTLGIEEECFVVDEDGRPTSGTDELVYEHEPPEILEGRLDHELFKFVIETQTPLIEDPDDARDSLLAIRQALVDHAEAHGYQIAAAGLHPLAKWRELEHAEKPRYRSQLDRIQYPQHRNTTAGVHVHVGVDDADKAVWIANELRWYVPIMLALSANSPYWNGFDTGLQSARAKIFEALPNTGMPTYFEDFEAFDRFERRMLETDSINDRGELWYDVRPHTAHGSVEVRTPDGQADPDVVLAFVEYTHALVEALSEAYEDGTSGHRHRRELLDENKWRAIRYGQDASFIDRDLEGTVGLGELVDRECERLGIDGIKDVYERESGADRQRRLLEDEGPDALCDSLRLQTQ from the coding sequence ATGGAACGCGGGTCCCGGGAATCGTTTACGCGCATGGGTACGCTGGGGATCGAAGAGGAGTGTTTCGTCGTCGACGAGGACGGCCGTCCCACCAGCGGGACCGACGAACTCGTCTACGAACACGAACCCCCCGAGATCCTCGAGGGCCGACTGGACCACGAACTGTTCAAGTTCGTCATCGAGACCCAGACGCCGCTGATCGAGGACCCCGACGATGCCCGCGACTCACTGCTCGCGATCCGGCAGGCGCTCGTCGACCACGCGGAGGCCCACGGCTACCAGATCGCCGCCGCCGGCCTCCACCCGCTCGCGAAGTGGCGCGAACTCGAGCATGCGGAAAAGCCCCGCTATCGCTCGCAACTCGACCGGATTCAGTACCCACAACACCGGAACACGACCGCGGGGGTCCACGTCCACGTCGGCGTCGACGACGCGGACAAGGCGGTCTGGATCGCCAACGAACTGCGGTGGTACGTGCCGATCATGCTCGCGCTGTCGGCGAACTCGCCGTACTGGAACGGGTTCGACACCGGCCTCCAATCGGCCCGCGCGAAGATTTTCGAGGCGCTTCCCAACACCGGGATGCCGACCTACTTCGAGGACTTCGAGGCGTTCGACCGGTTCGAACGCCGGATGCTCGAGACCGACTCGATCAACGACCGCGGCGAACTCTGGTACGACGTGCGCCCCCACACGGCCCACGGGAGCGTCGAAGTGCGCACCCCGGACGGGCAGGCCGATCCCGACGTCGTGCTCGCGTTCGTCGAGTACACCCACGCGCTCGTCGAGGCGCTGTCCGAGGCCTACGAGGACGGGACGAGCGGCCACCGCCATCGCCGGGAACTGCTCGACGAGAACAAGTGGCGGGCCATCCGCTACGGGCAGGACGCCTCCTTTATTGACCGCGACCTCGAGGGCACCGTCGGACTGGGCGAACTCGTCGACCGCGAGTGCGAGCGGTTGGGGATCGACGGCATCAAGGACGTCTACGAACGCGAAAGCGGCGCGGATCGACAACGTCGCCTGCTCGAGGACGAGGGCCCCGACGCGCTGTGTGATTCCCTCCGTTTGCAGACCCAGTAG
- a CDS encoding helix-turn-helix domain-containing protein, translated as MSSDDTDERPGDGADDGDESLEGADEFVEHDGGDFGRSPTVEEFDQRIVDLLSWILDTETRAKIYVYLLANPGSTSEEVAKGTGLYPSTVREALAELHEEDRVTREKRANEGAGNNPYEYTAIQPSELVGGVVDQVQHELNTIFTLDRVLDREDERESRPELEEDVEPVKITVDDTAPPPADEVESDADPDPETDADADVIEFEDDMEIDTVDTESDETGDATEGDDADGRDIDD; from the coding sequence ATGAGTTCCGACGACACTGACGAGCGCCCGGGCGACGGCGCGGACGACGGAGACGAATCGCTCGAGGGGGCGGACGAATTCGTCGAGCACGATGGGGGCGACTTCGGCCGGAGCCCGACCGTCGAGGAGTTCGACCAGCGGATCGTCGACCTGCTCTCGTGGATTCTGGACACGGAGACCCGCGCGAAGATCTACGTGTACCTGCTGGCGAACCCCGGAAGCACCTCCGAGGAGGTCGCGAAGGGGACCGGCCTCTATCCCAGCACCGTCCGCGAAGCGCTCGCGGAGCTCCACGAGGAAGACCGCGTGACGCGAGAGAAACGCGCCAACGAGGGTGCCGGGAACAACCCCTACGAGTACACGGCGATCCAGCCGAGCGAACTCGTCGGCGGCGTCGTCGATCAGGTCCAACACGAACTGAACACCATCTTCACGCTCGATCGCGTCCTCGACCGCGAGGACGAACGCGAGTCCAGACCCGAACTCGAGGAGGACGTCGAACCGGTGAAGATCACCGTCGACGATACGGCACCGCCGCCGGCCGACGAGGTCGAATCGGACGCCGACCCAGACCCCGAGACCGATGCCGACGCCGATGTCATCGAGTTCGAAGACGACATGGAGATCGACACCGTCGACACGGAGTCGGACGAGACCGGCGACGCCACAGAGGGTGACGATGCCGACGGTCGCGATATCGACGACTAG
- a CDS encoding Xaa-Pro peptidase family protein codes for MDKRERLEAVLESHDLDSVWFARPNSFAWLTGGNSVIDRESDTGVAAIGYDGTDVRLVTNNIEADRIAAEELPDLEASEVSIERFPWHASSLSEAVAERVGSDERAAADIDIPGLERVDPTTVRQPLTERDRERYRELGGQTASAVESVCRELQPGDTEHEVASALRIALSARDIEAPVVLVGGSERAQQYRHYTPTEAELGDYALVSVTAERAGLHASCTRTVAFDPPSWLEDRHEAAARVETTALAATQAAAEDGGDAGDVFAAVQDAYDAVGHAGEWEHHHQGGAAGFAGREWIATPDHDASVNVPMAYAWNPTVQGAKSEDTALVTDDEIEVLTATDRWPTTTVEAVDRELELERHGILDLEA; via the coding sequence ATGGACAAACGCGAGCGACTCGAGGCCGTCCTCGAGTCCCACGACCTCGATTCGGTCTGGTTCGCCCGGCCGAACTCGTTTGCGTGGCTCACCGGCGGGAACAGCGTGATCGACCGCGAGAGCGACACCGGCGTCGCCGCGATCGGCTACGACGGCACCGATGTTCGCCTCGTGACGAACAATATCGAAGCCGACCGCATCGCGGCGGAGGAACTGCCCGATCTCGAGGCGAGCGAGGTGTCGATCGAGCGGTTCCCGTGGCACGCGTCGTCGCTGTCCGAAGCCGTCGCCGAACGCGTCGGCAGCGACGAGCGGGCCGCCGCGGATATCGATATCCCCGGCCTCGAGCGCGTCGATCCGACGACGGTGCGCCAGCCGCTGACCGAGCGCGACCGCGAGCGATACCGCGAACTCGGCGGGCAGACGGCCTCGGCCGTCGAATCGGTCTGTCGGGAGCTCCAGCCCGGGGACACGGAACACGAGGTGGCGTCGGCGCTGCGGATCGCCCTCTCGGCGCGGGACATCGAAGCGCCCGTCGTACTCGTCGGCGGCTCCGAACGCGCCCAGCAGTACCGCCACTACACGCCGACCGAGGCCGAGCTCGGCGACTACGCGCTGGTCTCCGTCACCGCCGAGCGGGCCGGCCTTCACGCCAGTTGTACCCGGACCGTCGCCTTCGATCCCCCGTCGTGGCTCGAGGACCGACACGAGGCCGCCGCGCGCGTCGAGACGACGGCGCTGGCGGCGACGCAGGCGGCGGCCGAAGACGGTGGCGACGCGGGCGACGTCTTCGCCGCCGTGCAGGACGCCTACGACGCGGTCGGCCACGCGGGCGAGTGGGAGCACCACCATCAGGGCGGGGCCGCCGGCTTCGCGGGCCGGGAGTGGATCGCCACACCGGACCACGACGCATCCGTCAACGTACCGATGGCCTACGCGTGGAATCCGACCGTCCAGGGCGCGAAAAGCGAAGACACCGCACTCGTCACCGACGACGAGATCGAGGTGCTGACGGCGACGGATCGGTGGCCGACGACGACCGTCGAGGCGGTCGATCGGGAACTCGAACTCGAGCGACACGGAATCCTCGACCTCGAGGCGTAG
- a CDS encoding NOP5/NOP56 family protein — MSNTDGWFAAGDRDDPDATITAVREGSADEPRDWPALALEAGFASDEDEYYDALREATTAATRAAVTERERADDRQLVHAVRAMDDCDRTANELAERLAEWAGTVDPEAGTGVDYARALASGDSDDGLEEPAIRSLAERVADLADEADDLREFVQRQTPAVAPNLATLAEPVLAARLISLAGGLEELAKKPSGTIQVLGAEDALFAHLRGHAPSPKHGIIYTHDAVRGTHPENRGSAARAVAGKLAIAARVDHYSGESKPELEAELAERIETIQARTIDDDSDGGAGDE, encoded by the coding sequence ATGAGTAATACGGACGGGTGGTTCGCGGCCGGGGACCGCGACGATCCCGATGCGACGATCACCGCGGTTCGCGAGGGGAGCGCCGACGAACCGCGCGACTGGCCCGCCCTCGCGCTCGAGGCCGGATTCGCGAGCGACGAAGACGAGTACTACGACGCCCTCCGCGAGGCGACGACGGCGGCGACGCGGGCCGCGGTGACCGAGCGCGAGCGGGCCGACGACCGCCAACTCGTCCACGCGGTGCGCGCGATGGACGACTGCGATCGGACGGCGAACGAACTCGCCGAGCGGCTGGCGGAGTGGGCCGGCACCGTCGACCCCGAGGCGGGAACCGGCGTCGACTACGCTCGAGCGCTGGCGAGCGGCGACTCGGACGACGGCCTCGAGGAACCCGCGATCCGCTCGCTCGCCGAACGGGTCGCCGACCTCGCGGACGAGGCGGACGATCTCCGGGAGTTCGTCCAGCGCCAGACGCCCGCCGTCGCGCCGAACCTCGCGACGCTGGCCGAGCCCGTGCTGGCGGCCCGGCTGATCTCGCTGGCCGGCGGCCTCGAGGAACTCGCGAAGAAACCCAGTGGGACGATCCAGGTGCTCGGCGCCGAGGACGCCCTGTTCGCCCACCTGCGGGGCCACGCGCCCTCGCCCAAACACGGCATCATCTACACGCACGACGCGGTTCGGGGCACACACCCCGAAAATCGGGGCTCCGCGGCGCGTGCCGTGGCGGGAAAACTCGCCATCGCGGCCCGGGTCGACCACTACTCCGGCGAGTCGAAACCCGAACTCGAGGCGGAACTGGCCGAGCGGATCGAGACGATTCAGGCGCGGACGATAGACGACGACAGCGACGGAGGTGCCGGCGATGAGTAA
- a CDS encoding NAD(P)-dependent alcohol dehydrogenase — MKAYEVQESSSDYSGIVEVERDRPEPAADEALVEIRAASLNYRDLSIANSDLTYPGAELPVIPLSDGAGEVTAVGEDVQRLSEGDRVATPFAPDWVDGPVAPEKIGRTTGGNSDGALAEYVTFPADSLAVLPDTLSYEQGATLSCAGLTAWRELHEEVDLTADDTVLVLGTGGVSMFALQFATMRGADVFVTSSSDEKLERARELGATWTLNYEETPEWGEAVREETGGVDHVIEVGGPGTLERSVEAADFDGHVHLIGVLSGQDGQVHPGPILVKGLTVKGSMGVGSRAMFDRMNSAIEAAAIEPVIDRTFGFEPEDIREAYRYVEDGSHQGKVVISLE, encoded by the coding sequence GTGAAAGCCTACGAAGTTCAGGAGTCCTCGAGTGACTACTCAGGAATCGTCGAAGTCGAACGCGACCGTCCCGAACCGGCGGCTGACGAAGCGCTCGTCGAGATTCGAGCGGCCTCTCTTAACTACCGGGACCTATCGATTGCTAATTCGGACCTCACGTACCCCGGTGCCGAACTGCCGGTCATCCCACTTTCTGACGGGGCCGGCGAGGTTACTGCAGTCGGCGAGGACGTACAGCGCCTCTCGGAGGGCGACCGCGTTGCAACGCCCTTTGCGCCCGACTGGGTTGACGGCCCGGTCGCACCTGAGAAGATCGGACGGACGACCGGCGGCAACAGTGATGGAGCCTTAGCGGAGTACGTGACGTTCCCGGCCGACAGTCTCGCAGTCCTTCCTGACACCCTCTCGTACGAACAGGGAGCAACGCTGTCCTGCGCTGGATTGACTGCGTGGCGTGAACTCCATGAAGAGGTCGACCTCACTGCCGATGACACAGTCTTAGTGCTGGGTACCGGCGGCGTCTCCATGTTCGCGCTGCAGTTCGCGACGATGCGAGGCGCCGACGTTTTTGTCACCTCCTCGAGCGACGAGAAATTAGAACGCGCCCGCGAGCTTGGCGCGACGTGGACACTCAATTACGAGGAGACACCCGAGTGGGGCGAGGCCGTTCGAGAAGAGACCGGCGGCGTCGACCACGTCATTGAGGTCGGTGGCCCCGGAACCCTCGAGAGGTCGGTGGAAGCCGCCGATTTCGACGGCCACGTCCACCTGATTGGCGTCCTCTCTGGCCAAGACGGGCAGGTCCATCCCGGCCCGATTCTGGTGAAAGGGCTCACCGTCAAGGGCTCGATGGGCGTTGGTAGTCGCGCAATGTTCGACCGGATGAACAGCGCGATTGAAGCCGCGGCTATCGAGCCGGTTATCGACCGTACGTTCGGCTTCGAGCCAGAAGACATCCGCGAGGCCTATCGCTACGTTGAAGACGGGAGCCACCAGGGCAAGGTCGTCATTTCGCTCGAGTGA